The following are encoded together in the Mumia sp. Pv4-285 genome:
- a CDS encoding sugar phosphate isomerase/epimerase family protein, translated as MERRRFLQTAAAAAAVAGTTAVPGGIAEAVPAHRPRPRPPHITWTIFSRHLQWLTTQAYAHEHPYETGVLIGEKAAELGYTAVNLTVRRTGHVDPSLVDVRTHLPSMLDGVRSTGTTCSFITTDIVDHETPVAEREGQPVRADDILRVARDQGIDLYRWGGFAYQVQSGPDATDPQPFGDEVLAQLDAFRRRVRGLARLNRRYGTTAAYHTHTTNGTNARSVWDLMHILRDYDPDELAINFDIGHMTNEGTLTAWRTNVRYAMSHIKSVGLKDTLVERTPTGTVRSVWKPAGTGMVQWREFFQLLLEGGFSGPGETHYEYDVVGLNGQTAVLNTTFWADHAQFASGNLTPAFMTEELKKDLVTYRAQAAAAGWRADQLT; from the coding sequence GTGGAACGACGCCGTTTCCTCCAGACCGCCGCTGCCGCCGCCGCTGTCGCAGGCACCACCGCCGTCCCCGGCGGCATCGCCGAGGCCGTGCCGGCCCACCGCCCGCGACCTCGGCCTCCCCACATCACCTGGACGATCTTCTCCCGCCACCTCCAGTGGCTCACGACGCAGGCCTACGCCCACGAGCACCCGTACGAGACCGGCGTGCTCATCGGCGAGAAGGCCGCGGAGCTGGGCTACACGGCCGTCAACCTCACCGTCCGACGGACGGGTCACGTCGACCCGAGCCTCGTCGACGTCCGCACCCACCTGCCGTCCATGCTCGACGGGGTGCGCAGCACCGGAACGACGTGCTCCTTCATCACCACCGACATCGTCGACCACGAGACCCCGGTCGCCGAGCGCGAGGGGCAGCCGGTCCGTGCCGACGACATCCTCCGGGTCGCCCGCGACCAGGGGATCGACCTCTACCGCTGGGGCGGGTTCGCCTATCAGGTGCAGTCGGGTCCGGACGCGACCGACCCGCAGCCCTTCGGTGACGAGGTGCTCGCGCAGCTCGACGCCTTCCGCCGGCGGGTCCGTGGACTGGCTCGGCTCAACCGCCGCTACGGCACCACCGCCGCGTACCACACCCACACGACCAACGGCACGAACGCACGCTCGGTGTGGGACCTCATGCACATCCTGCGCGACTACGACCCCGACGAGCTCGCGATCAACTTCGACATCGGCCACATGACCAACGAGGGCACGCTCACCGCCTGGCGCACGAACGTCCGCTACGCGATGTCGCACATCAAGAGCGTCGGGCTCAAGGACACGCTCGTCGAACGAACCCCGACGGGCACGGTGCGATCGGTGTGGAAGCCTGCCGGCACCGGCATGGTGCAGTGGCGCGAGTTCTTCCAGCTGCTTCTCGAAGGCGGGTTCTCCGGCCCCGGAGAGACCCACTACGAGTACGACGTCGTCGGGCTCAACGGCCAGACCGCCGTGCTCAACACCACGTTCTGGGCGGACCATGCACAGTTCGCGTCGGGCAACCTGACTCCCGCGTTCATGACCGAGGAGCTGAAGAAGGATCTCGTCACCTATCGGGCGCAGGCCGCCGCAGCCGGCTGGAGGGCCGACCAGCTGACCTGA
- a CDS encoding SDR family oxidoreductase produces the protein MKVAIAGGHGKIALLLSSQLTADGHEVVSLIRRPEHADDVRATGAVPVVLDLESASATQVAETLSGCDAAVFAAGAGPGSGAARKLTVDRDGAILLAAGAQLAGAYRYVMVSSMGAGRGDANSDDVFEVYLAAKGAADDAVRESGLDWTIVRPGALTNDPATGRVTLGDDVGRGSVPRADVAAVIAETLAQPSTVRTTFEVVGGDVEIAAALRDLEPGPIA, from the coding sequence GTGAAGGTCGCCATCGCAGGAGGACACGGCAAGATCGCCCTGCTCCTCTCGTCCCAGCTCACCGCAGACGGACACGAGGTGGTGAGCCTGATCCGTCGGCCGGAGCACGCTGACGACGTCCGCGCGACCGGCGCCGTGCCCGTCGTGCTCGACCTCGAGTCGGCGAGCGCCACCCAGGTCGCGGAGACCCTCTCAGGCTGCGACGCGGCGGTGTTCGCTGCCGGAGCGGGTCCAGGATCGGGGGCCGCACGCAAGCTGACCGTCGACCGGGACGGCGCCATCCTGCTCGCAGCCGGGGCCCAGCTCGCCGGGGCGTACCGGTACGTCATGGTGTCCTCGATGGGCGCCGGTCGTGGTGACGCGAACAGCGACGACGTGTTCGAGGTCTACCTGGCGGCGAAGGGCGCAGCGGACGACGCGGTGCGCGAGAGCGGCCTCGACTGGACAATCGTGCGGCCTGGCGCGCTCACGAACGACCCGGCGACAGGCAGGGTCACGCTGGGCGACGACGTCGGGCGTGGATCCGTCCCGCGGGCGGACGTCGCAGCCGTCATCGCCGAGACACTGGCGCAGCCGAGCACCGTGCGGACCACGTTCGAGGTCGTCGGCGGCGACGTCGAGATCGCAGCCGCTCTCCGAGACCTGGAGCCGGGCCCGATCGCCTGA
- a CDS encoding DUF3145 domain-containing protein → MSNATRGVLYVHSAPSALCPHVEWAVAGVLGVPASLPWTPQPAEPGTYRAEVAWQGTVGLGATLASAVRGWDRLRFEVTEEPSARSEGARYSSTPSLGIFHASIGVNGDIMVPEDRLKAAMAKAALGGAVLEDEIALLLGRPWDDELEAFRYAGDGAPVRWLNQVG, encoded by the coding sequence ATGAGCAACGCCACCCGGGGCGTCCTGTACGTCCACTCCGCACCGTCGGCGCTCTGCCCCCACGTCGAGTGGGCGGTCGCCGGCGTGCTTGGTGTGCCCGCATCACTGCCGTGGACCCCCCAGCCGGCTGAGCCCGGCACCTACCGTGCCGAGGTCGCGTGGCAGGGGACGGTGGGCCTGGGTGCCACGCTGGCCTCTGCGGTCCGAGGCTGGGACCGGCTCCGCTTCGAGGTGACGGAGGAGCCCAGTGCGCGCTCCGAGGGGGCGCGCTACTCGTCGACACCCTCGCTCGGGATCTTCCACGCGAGCATCGGCGTCAACGGGGACATCATGGTCCCCGAGGACCGCCTCAAGGCGGCGATGGCGAAGGCGGCACTCGGGGGTGCGGTCCTCGAGGACGAGATCGCGCTGCTGCTCGGGCGTCCGTGGGACGACGAGCTCGAGGCGTTCCGGTACGCCGGCGACGGGGCTCCTGTGCGCTGGCTGAACCAGGTGGGTTGA
- a CDS encoding PucR family transcriptional regulator: MTSRTHDGYAQVLDKASGDLTTAAITTMEREFAWFNELEAEHRSWISLVAHAGIAQCAQWLRTGAAPLDVTASVFGAAPRDLTRHVTLQQTVAMVKTTIEVIERHIDVLFTPDEVIEVRRAVSAYAREVAFATADVYARAAESRGQWDARMEALVVDAVVRGEPDEVIRSRAAALGWEAEDGVVVLVGTAPHDPASSGDGVIEGVRRRARAARFPTLTSVQLERLVVVLGGVADPESAGAAVVGAFGDGPVVIGPAVSNIAQAHSSARAALAGLRASRGWPAAPRPVLAEDLLVERALAGDGHARRTLVDTVHTRISSSDPTLRATLTTFFELGASVEATARMLFVHPNTVRYRLRKIREATGLDALQARGAYTLRVGLTLGELLTPPADERRPPSL, from the coding sequence GTGACCTCCCGGACACACGACGGCTACGCGCAGGTGCTGGACAAGGCGTCCGGCGACCTGACGACCGCCGCGATCACGACCATGGAGCGCGAGTTCGCCTGGTTCAACGAGCTCGAGGCCGAGCACCGGTCGTGGATCTCTCTGGTCGCCCACGCCGGGATCGCCCAGTGCGCGCAGTGGCTGCGGACGGGAGCCGCGCCGCTGGACGTCACCGCCTCGGTCTTCGGGGCGGCCCCCCGTGACCTGACCCGCCACGTCACGCTGCAGCAGACGGTGGCGATGGTGAAGACGACCATCGAGGTGATCGAGCGCCACATCGACGTCCTCTTCACGCCGGACGAGGTCATCGAGGTACGACGGGCGGTCTCCGCGTACGCACGGGAGGTCGCCTTCGCGACCGCAGACGTGTACGCGCGAGCCGCTGAGTCGCGGGGCCAGTGGGACGCGCGCATGGAAGCGCTCGTCGTCGACGCCGTGGTCCGCGGCGAGCCCGACGAGGTCATCCGGTCGCGCGCTGCCGCTCTCGGCTGGGAGGCCGAGGACGGTGTGGTCGTCCTGGTCGGCACCGCGCCGCACGACCCCGCGTCCAGCGGCGACGGCGTCATCGAAGGCGTGCGTCGCCGCGCACGCGCAGCCCGGTTCCCGACCCTGACCTCGGTCCAGCTCGAGCGTCTGGTGGTCGTCCTCGGCGGCGTCGCCGATCCGGAGAGCGCGGGAGCGGCCGTCGTGGGCGCGTTCGGGGACGGGCCCGTGGTCATCGGTCCCGCGGTCTCCAACATCGCTCAGGCTCACAGCTCGGCGCGGGCGGCGCTCGCCGGTCTGCGCGCGTCCCGCGGTTGGCCCGCTGCGCCCCGACCTGTCCTCGCCGAGGACCTGCTCGTCGAACGCGCTCTCGCGGGTGACGGCCACGCGCGTCGTACGCTCGTCGACACCGTCCACACCCGCATCTCCTCGTCCGACCCCACGTTGCGAGCCACGCTCACGACGTTCTTCGAGCTCGGCGCGTCGGTCGAGGCAACGGCCCGCATGCTCTTCGTGCACCCCAACACCGTGCGCTACCGGTTGCGGAAGATCCGGGAGGCGACCGGGCTCGACGCGCTCCAGGCCAGGGGCGCCTACACGCTGCGCGTCGGGCTCACGCTCGGTGAGCTGCTGACGCCTCCCGCCGACGAACGTCGACCGCCGTCTTTGTAG